The genomic DNA ACAGGCCTTATCGGAAAGGATGCGTTCCAGGAGGCGGATATCACCGGCATAACCATGCCGATAACAAAGCACAACTACCTGATCAAGAGTTCCAGGGATATACCCAGGGTCTTCAGGGAGGCATTCTACATAGCGAGAACCGGCAGGCCAGGACCGGTGCTGATAGATCTGCCAAGAGACATAACAGTGGACGAGCTCGAGTTCGATTATCCGGAGATAAACCTCCCAGGCTACAATCCATCAACTAAAGTCCACCAGCTCCAGATAAGAAGAGCCGCAGAGGCGCTGATGGCTGCGGAGCGGCCTGTGATATACGCCGGAGGAGGCGTGAGGTATGCAAACGCCCACGAGGAGCTCTTCCAGCTAGCAACGCGACTGAACGCTCCTGTGACGACAACGCTGATGGGGATGGGGTGCTTCCCGACAGACCACCCACTCTCCCTTGGAATGCTCGGGATGCACGGGACCAAGTACGCGAACCTCGCAGTCCAAGAGGCGGACGTGCTTCTGGCAGTTGGTGCCAGGTTCGATGATCGCGTCACAGGGAAGATCGCGAGCTTCGCACCAAAGGCCAGGATAATACACATCGATGTGGATGCGGCTGAGATCGGCAAGAACGTGAGGGTGGACATCCCCGTTGTCGGCGATGCCAAGATCGCGCTCACGGAGCTGCTGAAACATGTTCAGCAGAGGCCCTGGACAGAATGGAACGAAAAGATACTCTCCTGGAAGAGGGAGTACCCGCTGCGGTACACCAGGGATGAGAACGTGATAAAGCCGCAGTTCGTCGTCGAGAAGATATGCGAGCTCTGCCCAGATGCGATAATAGTAACTGAGGTCGGACAGAACCAGATGTGGGCGGCGCAGTTCTTCAAACACAAGGATCCCAGAAAGTTCATAACCTCCGGCGGCCTGGGCACGATGGGTTATGGATTCCCGGCCGCGATCGGCGCGAAGGTCGGGAGGCCGGAGTGCGAGGTGATCGACATTGCCGGAGACGGGAGCTTCCAGATGAACATCCAAGAGCTCGCGACCGCTGTGGTCAATGACATACCTGTCAAGATCGCGATACTGAACAACGGGGTGCTGGGCATGGTCAGGCAGTGGCAGACTCTCTTCTTCGGAAAGAGATACTCGCACACAACGCTCGGTGATGTTCCGGATTTCGTCAAGGTCGCCGAGGCGTATGGCGCCGTCGGTCTGAGAGCCACAAAGCCATCAGAGGTCGAGGATGTACTCAGAGAGGGTCTTGCGTCGGACAGGCCAACAGTCATGGACTTCATAGTCCACAGGGACGAGAAGGTGTCGCCGATGGTGCCGGCGGGAGCATCACTCAGTGAGATACTGGAGCTGGAGTCATGAAGCACACCATCGCAGTCATCGTCGAGAACAAGCCCGGGGTCCTCACCAGGATCTCCGGGCTGTTCAGCAGGAGGGGCTTCAATATAGAGAGCCTCTCAGTTGGTGCCACTGACAATCCCGCCTACTCCAGGATGACGATCTCCGTCGAGGGCGATGATGTCGTTCTGGAGCAGGTTGTGAAGCAGCTCAGCAAGCTGATCAATGTCATAAGGGTGAGCAGGCTCGATCCTCAGGAATCGGTGGAGCGCGAGCTTGCGATCATAAAGGTCAGCGCGAACAAGGATACGCGATCGGAGATAATGCAGATAGTCTCCGTCTTCAGGGCCAGGATAATCGATGTCTCCCCGAGATCTCTCATTATAGAGGTCACGGGTGACGAGAAGAAGGTCGATGCGCTCCAGCAGATGCTCCGCCAGTTCGGAATCAAGGAGATGGCCAGGACAGGCAAGGTCTCCATGGTCAGAGGAAGCAAGGTGGTCCAGGCTGGACCTTAGGAGGAGTTGTTTTGGCAACAATATATCGTGATAAGGATGCAGATCTGAGGGTGTTGAAGGACAAGACGATAGCCATAATAGGATATGGCAATCAGGGGCATGCGCAGGGAGCCAATCTAAAGGATTCCGGGCTCGATGTCATAGCCGCGGACCTGAAGGACTCGCCTGCGTGGAAGAGGGCTGAAAAAGATGGCCTCAGGGTCATGACCGTGCCCGAAGCCTCGAAGGAGGCGGATTTCATACAGATATTGCTCCCTGATGAGCTGCAGCCGAGGATCTACAGGGAGCAGATAGCTCCATACCTCGAGGAGGGGAACATACTGGGATTCTCGCATGGCTTCAACATACACTTCAACCAGATCATACCCCCTGAGTACGTGGATGTCGTGATGGTCGCGCCCAAGGGCCCGGGAGATCTCGTGCGCCGCCAGTTCCTGGAGGGCAAGGGAGTTCCGTGTCTCGTCGCTGTGAAGCAGGACTACTCCAAGAGCGCGAAGAGGATCGCGCTGGCGTATGCGAAGGGCATCGGCGGAACACGCGCCGGAGTTCTCGAGACCACATTTGCAGAGGAAACTGAGACAGACCTATTCGGAGAGCAGGTCGATCTCTGCGGCGGAGTTACAGCTATGATAAAGGCTGCATTCGAGACCATGGTGCAGGCAGGGTATCAACCTGAGATCGCATACTTCGAGGCATGCCATGAGCTCAAGCTGATCACGGATCTCATTCATGAAGGCGGCCTGATGAAGATGTGGAACTCGGTATCGAACACAGCAGAGTACGGAGGCCTCACCAGGGGTGACAGGATAATCAACGAGCAGTCCAGGGAGGCGATGTGGGAGATACTCGAGGAGATACAGTCCGGGAAGTTCGCCAGGGAGTGGATACTCGAGTCCCAGGCAGGACTGCCGGTCAAGAAAGCTCTGGAGCAGCAGGAGTCAGAGCATCTGATCGAGAAGGTCGGAGCAGAGCTCAGAGCGATGATGCCCTGGCTGGGCGAGAAGAAGTGATTCCATCGGTCCTGCCAGCGGCTTTATTTTTATAAAAATAAGGGGCCCGTGGATTGGGCTCGAGTAACATCGGTTCATGCGATTCTCAAACATCAATCAGATCTCCCGGCAGTGAGCTTTTTGCCGATTATGTAGAGCAGCCCTGCACACACCACAACGCCGATTATCGCGGATGCTATGTACGCCAGAGCGGACTCTGTGAAAGTCTCAGCGCCTGGGAAGGAGTAGTCAGGTATCGGCGCAGACCACAGAGAACCCAGTGATTCTATACCACGCGGGACGTAGCCGAGCTTCTCCTTGACCTCCTCCGCGCCCCACTCGCCGAAGGTCTCGCCAGTCGCGAGGAGCCCCAGTGGCACCAGTACTATGAGAACCGCAAGTGCTCCTATCATCATTTTTATGGTTCTGTCCATGATCATCTTCTCCTACGCTCTTGATGGCCTGCCATACGATAGCAGGGATGGGTCTGCCTTCTGCACGTAAGCAAAGATCAGCGCGGTGACGATAGCCTCGAGGAAGCTGAAACCGAGAGCATGCTCTATCAGCATTGCAGGGAGCGCCACATCAAGACCGTACGGCATGTAGAGCGGATAGCCCGCAGCGTCCTTGTGGAGGAGCGGCTGTATACCGAACATGAA from Methanothrix thermoacetophila PT includes the following:
- the ilvN gene encoding acetolactate synthase small subunit; this encodes MKHTIAVIVENKPGVLTRISGLFSRRGFNIESLSVGATDNPAYSRMTISVEGDDVVLEQVVKQLSKLINVIRVSRLDPQESVERELAIIKVSANKDTRSEIMQIVSVFRARIIDVSPRSLIIEVTGDEKKVDALQQMLRQFGIKEMARTGKVSMVRGSKVVQAGP
- the ilvC gene encoding ketol-acid reductoisomerase, with product MATIYRDKDADLRVLKDKTIAIIGYGNQGHAQGANLKDSGLDVIAADLKDSPAWKRAEKDGLRVMTVPEASKEADFIQILLPDELQPRIYREQIAPYLEEGNILGFSHGFNIHFNQIIPPEYVDVVMVAPKGPGDLVRRQFLEGKGVPCLVAVKQDYSKSAKRIALAYAKGIGGTRAGVLETTFAEETETDLFGEQVDLCGGVTAMIKAAFETMVQAGYQPEIAYFEACHELKLITDLIHEGGLMKMWNSVSNTAEYGGLTRGDRIINEQSREAMWEILEEIQSGKFAREWILESQAGLPVKKALEQQESEHLIEKVGAELRAMMPWLGEKK
- a CDS encoding acetolactate synthase large subunit, which translates into the protein MMVRMTGAEAIIECLRREGVEVIFGLPGGVLLPLYDALYSSDMRHILVRHEQAAAHAADGYARATGRVGVCLATSGPGATNLVTGIATAYMDSVPIVAMTGQVNTGLIGKDAFQEADITGITMPITKHNYLIKSSRDIPRVFREAFYIARTGRPGPVLIDLPRDITVDELEFDYPEINLPGYNPSTKVHQLQIRRAAEALMAAERPVIYAGGGVRYANAHEELFQLATRLNAPVTTTLMGMGCFPTDHPLSLGMLGMHGTKYANLAVQEADVLLAVGARFDDRVTGKIASFAPKARIIHIDVDAAEIGKNVRVDIPVVGDAKIALTELLKHVQQRPWTEWNEKILSWKREYPLRYTRDENVIKPQFVVEKICELCPDAIIVTEVGQNQMWAAQFFKHKDPRKFITSGGLGTMGYGFPAAIGAKVGRPECEVIDIAGDGSFQMNIQELATAVVNDIPVKIAILNNGVLGMVRQWQTLFFGKRYSHTTLGDVPDFVKVAEAYGAVGLRATKPSEVEDVLREGLASDRPTVMDFIVHRDEKVSPMVPAGASLSEILELES
- a CDS encoding PDGLE domain-containing protein, yielding MDRTIKMMIGALAVLIVLVPLGLLATGETFGEWGAEEVKEKLGYVPRGIESLGSLWSAPIPDYSFPGAETFTESALAYIASAIIGVVVCAGLLYIIGKKLTAGRSD